Proteins co-encoded in one uncultured Draconibacterium sp. genomic window:
- a CDS encoding glycoside hydrolase family 88 protein: MYKTIIILMAALVLGGTTQAQKAGNEKLFKDKIIKETMKKALDWQLDHPKHELYDWTNGAFYAGVFAAYETTGSKKIWKAMHEMGEANEWKPGPRLHHADDHVICQTYIDMYRVSGEKKMLEPFMLTMDEFMKMPYEADGIFKITWWWCDALFMAPPAFVKLGVTLDDDKYLKLSDKLWEETYDLLWDKEHHLYARDMGYKWNEPGIEKKQEANGKKIFWSRGNGWVMGGLVRVLSELPVDYPNRDFYIQNYKEMAAKIISLQQEDGLWRASLLDPESFPGGEASGSGFYCYALAWGINNGVLDKETYLPAVEKAWVGLNGLIQPDGHVGWCQPIGADPRKNFEADSWEVYGTGAFLLAGSEVIKLD, from the coding sequence ATGTATAAAACGATCATTATTTTAATGGCCGCGTTAGTTTTGGGAGGAACAACGCAGGCACAAAAAGCGGGTAACGAAAAGCTTTTTAAAGACAAAATCATTAAGGAAACGATGAAAAAGGCTTTGGATTGGCAATTGGATCATCCAAAGCACGAGTTGTACGACTGGACCAACGGTGCATTTTACGCTGGAGTATTTGCGGCCTATGAAACAACGGGCTCGAAAAAGATTTGGAAAGCCATGCACGAAATGGGAGAGGCCAACGAGTGGAAACCGGGGCCGCGTTTACATCATGCCGACGACCATGTAATATGTCAGACTTATATTGATATGTACCGGGTATCGGGCGAAAAGAAAATGCTTGAACCGTTCATGCTAACCATGGATGAGTTTATGAAAATGCCATACGAAGCCGATGGAATTTTCAAAATAACATGGTGGTGGTGCGATGCCTTGTTTATGGCTCCACCGGCATTTGTAAAGTTGGGAGTTACTCTTGATGATGATAAATACCTGAAACTTTCGGATAAACTGTGGGAAGAAACTTACGATTTGCTTTGGGACAAAGAACACCATTTGTATGCACGAGATATGGGTTACAAATGGAATGAACCCGGAATTGAAAAAAAGCAGGAAGCCAACGGGAAGAAAATTTTCTGGTCGCGTGGAAACGGTTGGGTAATGGGCGGTTTGGTTCGTGTGCTTTCTGAATTGCCAGTGGATTATCCGAATCGTGATTTTTATATTCAGAATTACAAAGAAATGGCTGCTAAAATTATATCGTTGCAACAGGAAGACGGTTTGTGGCGAGCAAGTTTGCTCGATCCTGAATCGTTTCCCGGAGGAGAAGCCAGTGGCTCAGGATTTTATTGCTATGCATTGGCCTGGGGAATAAATAATGGTGTTTTAGATAAAGAAACTTATTTGCCTGCAGTTGAAAAAGCGTGGGTAGGATTGAATGGTTTGATTCAGCCCGACGGACATGTGGGTTGGTGCCAACCTATTGGTGCCGACCCTCGGAAAAACTTCGAAGCAGACAGCTGGGAAGTATACGGAACAGGTGCCTTTTTACTTGCCGGCAGTGAGGTGATAAAACTGGATTAA
- a CDS encoding 6-bladed beta-propeller, with product MKHTNIILLFVTLFVASCTEKPVENSGLPEILLKKSQDILPISSFVENLDYLELKVNEAQIELGDILNVKELDGDLIIHQRRAREISFIRFTQKGDFINTIVSNNEGNGKIKNPLDIINYKKDFAVLAEDGIYIVGKDGKYKSKLVAAKIPGTKFFESKGRFYVVNDVPGYGLYTVYSPNVKVKNVKFPEERLTDLGRSNLAASEGANISLVSSYSDTVFTYKKAAFEPEYLIESDGYPSFAEVWRNTDDKDDIKTLKYIHNTHHSKIKSYFENKNYIFLTYWLGSHQTTALIRKKDWEATYFAEAVNNIDGGIWDNPLFLSQKNELYIPITAYKVGGHKISDKRHNEFEKVQLHIAASGNPVLMRCRLK from the coding sequence GTGAAACATACCAATATTATTTTATTATTCGTAACGCTGTTTGTCGCCTCGTGTACCGAAAAGCCGGTTGAGAACAGCGGTTTGCCGGAAATACTGTTGAAAAAATCGCAGGATATTTTACCGATCTCAAGTTTTGTTGAAAATCTGGATTACCTGGAGTTAAAAGTAAACGAAGCCCAAATTGAGCTGGGCGATATATTAAACGTGAAGGAACTGGATGGCGATCTGATCATTCATCAGCGCCGGGCGCGTGAAATCAGTTTTATCCGTTTTACACAGAAAGGCGATTTTATAAATACCATTGTGAGTAATAATGAAGGAAATGGTAAAATCAAAAATCCACTGGATATTATTAACTACAAAAAGGATTTTGCCGTTTTAGCCGAAGATGGAATTTACATTGTTGGAAAAGACGGGAAATACAAAAGCAAATTGGTTGCTGCTAAAATACCGGGAACAAAATTCTTTGAATCGAAAGGCAGGTTTTATGTGGTAAACGATGTGCCCGGTTATGGGTTGTACACCGTTTATTCGCCAAACGTGAAAGTGAAAAACGTGAAATTTCCCGAGGAGCGTTTAACAGATTTGGGACGTTCGAATCTGGCAGCTTCGGAAGGTGCAAACATTTCGCTGGTATCGTCATACAGCGACACGGTTTTTACCTATAAAAAAGCTGCTTTTGAACCCGAATATTTAATTGAAAGCGACGGTTATCCATCGTTTGCTGAAGTGTGGAGAAACACCGACGATAAGGACGACATTAAGACATTGAAATACATCCACAATACCCACCACTCGAAAATTAAAAGTTATTTCGAAAACAAAAATTATATTTTTCTAACCTACTGGCTGGGCTCGCATCAAACTACCGCGTTAATTAGAAAGAAGGATTGGGAAGCTACTTATTTTGCAGAAGCCGTGAATAACATCGACGGTGGTATTTGGGATAATCCTTTATTCCTTTCGCAGAAAAATGAACTTTACATACCAATTACTGCCTACAAAGTTGGTGGACACAAAATATCGGATAAACGACACAACGAGTTTGAAAAAGTGCAATTACATATTGCAGCTTCCGGCAATCCGGTGCTTATGCGCTGTCGTTTGAAATAG
- the ssb gene encoding single-stranded DNA-binding protein, with translation MNALRNSVRLLGHLGEDPKVKRLESGKVVANFNIATNEIYRDSNGNKQTETTWHHLVAWGKNAEVAEKYLKKGKEIAIEGKLTNRQWEDKNGEKQYMTEIVINSLLMLDKASN, from the coding sequence ATGAATGCATTAAGAAACAGCGTACGATTGTTGGGCCACCTTGGAGAAGATCCAAAAGTAAAAAGGTTAGAGAGTGGAAAAGTGGTTGCTAATTTTAACATTGCTACCAATGAAATTTACCGCGACAGCAACGGGAATAAACAAACCGAAACCACCTGGCACCATTTGGTGGCATGGGGCAAAAATGCCGAGGTTGCTGAAAAGTACCTGAAAAAAGGAAAAGAAATTGCCATTGAAGGGAAATTGACCAATCGCCAGTGGGAAGATAAAAACGGAGAAAAACAGTACATGACCGAGATTGTAATTAACTCGCTGTTGATGCTGGATAAAGCATCGAATTGA
- the hisG gene encoding ATP phosphoribosyltransferase produces MEKLKIAIQTKGRLNEDSMGLINEAGIGLSVGKRKLVSEAKNFPMDALFLRDDDIPQTVADGVADIGVVGENEMAEKEENVVIAKRLGFSKCRLSLAIPKSIDYPGVEFFNGKKIATSYPVILKKFLEKNNITADIHIITGSVEIAPGIGLADAIFDIVSSGSTLVSNRLKEVEVVMKSEAVLIANPKLSAEKQEILDELIFRIESVQRAEGKKYILLNVPNEKVEEVTSLLPGMKAPTLVPLAKEGWSSMHSVIAEDDFWEVIGKLKKAGAEGILVVPIEKMIF; encoded by the coding sequence ATGGAAAAACTTAAAATTGCAATTCAAACTAAAGGAAGGTTAAACGAAGACTCAATGGGGCTAATCAACGAGGCCGGAATTGGATTGAGTGTTGGTAAACGTAAATTGGTATCGGAAGCGAAAAACTTCCCAATGGATGCCTTGTTTTTACGCGACGATGATATTCCGCAAACTGTTGCCGACGGTGTTGCTGACATTGGTGTTGTTGGCGAAAACGAAATGGCAGAGAAAGAAGAAAACGTGGTAATTGCGAAACGTCTTGGTTTCTCGAAATGCCGACTGTCGCTGGCCATTCCAAAGTCAATTGATTATCCGGGAGTTGAATTCTTTAACGGCAAAAAAATTGCCACCTCCTACCCTGTTATCCTGAAAAAATTTCTGGAAAAGAACAACATCACGGCCGATATTCACATCATTACCGGGTCGGTAGAAATTGCACCGGGAATTGGTTTGGCTGATGCTATTTTCGATATCGTAAGCTCAGGATCAACGCTGGTGAGCAACCGCCTGAAAGAAGTGGAAGTGGTAATGAAATCGGAAGCCGTATTGATTGCCAATCCAAAACTTTCGGCTGAAAAACAGGAAATTCTTGATGAGCTGATCTTCAGAATTGAATCGGTACAACGCGCTGAAGGCAAAAAATACATTCTTCTGAACGTTCCAAACGAGAAAGTGGAAGAAGTTACTTCGCTGCTTCCGGGAATGAAAGCACCAACACTGGTTCCGCTGGCAAAAGAAGGCTGGAGTTCGATGCACTCGGTTATTGCAGAAGATGACTTTTGGGAAGTAATTGGCAAATTGAAAAAAGCCGGTGCCGAAGGAATATTGGTTGTTCCCATTGAGAAAATGATTTTTTAA
- a CDS encoding LytTR family transcriptional regulator DNA-binding domain-containing protein, with the protein MNLKFLNNSFSLLDRKKDRYFLVITVLAFSIFFINVFKPWNIGRWYSDSPIIQFLRLSSYGFISSLILLFTQFPLRKLLHQQTFKLKNYLLWILIEIVLISLVYIFLYGNPIGNFINDFLFSLKYTVLGILLPYSFALLLIYYKKHSEEIEQLKNKLSGTDKNRLLTFTDDKGKPRFSVRSKDFLYIESTDNYVTVTFILEGKLQRKLLRNTMKNMESQIGSQSILRCHRSFMVNTQNVDFVQKENKKLFLHLNSSETTIPVSEKYSPLLLSVLS; encoded by the coding sequence TTGAACCTAAAATTTTTGAATAACAGTTTCAGTTTGCTCGACCGCAAAAAAGACAGATACTTTCTCGTCATTACAGTTCTGGCTTTTAGCATTTTCTTCATCAATGTATTTAAACCGTGGAATATAGGCCGTTGGTATTCCGATTCTCCAATTATTCAATTCCTCAGGCTTTCGAGTTATGGTTTTATTTCGTCGCTGATACTTTTGTTCACGCAATTTCCACTCCGGAAATTACTGCATCAACAAACATTTAAACTAAAAAATTACTTGTTATGGATTCTCATTGAGATTGTATTGATCAGCCTTGTATATATTTTTCTTTATGGCAATCCAATTGGTAATTTTATAAACGACTTCCTTTTTTCGTTGAAATATACTGTACTTGGAATTCTCCTTCCCTACTCTTTTGCACTTCTTCTGATTTATTATAAAAAGCACAGCGAAGAAATTGAACAGCTAAAAAACAAGCTTTCAGGAACCGATAAAAATCGGCTTTTAACTTTTACCGATGACAAAGGCAAACCAAGGTTTTCAGTTAGAAGTAAGGACTTTCTTTACATCGAATCAACCGACAACTATGTAACAGTGACCTTTATATTAGAGGGAAAATTGCAACGGAAACTTCTGCGAAATACAATGAAAAACATGGAGAGCCAGATAGGATCTCAATCTATTTTACGTTGTCATCGATCGTTCATGGTAAATACGCAAAATGTCGACTTTGTTCAGAAAGAAAATAAAAAACTATTTCTTCATCTCAATTCTTCAGAAACCACTATTCCGGTGTCTGAAAAATATTCGCCCCTGCTTTTATCCGTTTTATCCTAG
- a CDS encoding CAP domain-containing protein, with protein MRNATICIAILLIGLCLRVSGKEELKDRTLNTAADVNYLSELEKEVVYEINLFRSNPSAYAEKYIAPLAQYYDKKILYYPGDKSILTKEGVNALRECARALKKAAPAPVLYPDKLLTKAANDHQKDQAKTGKTGHIGKDRSNSRIRIERYGKWQVRIAENIAYGNTSARQIVIFLLIDDNVKSRGHRANLLQPDFKLIGVACGTHPRYTTMCVMEFAGGMENK; from the coding sequence ATGAGAAACGCGACGATTTGCATAGCGATTTTATTAATTGGTTTATGCCTGAGAGTTTCGGGCAAAGAAGAGTTAAAAGACCGCACACTAAACACTGCAGCCGATGTCAATTACTTGTCGGAATTGGAAAAAGAAGTGGTCTATGAAATCAATTTGTTCCGGTCGAATCCGTCGGCGTACGCTGAGAAATATATTGCTCCCCTCGCCCAATATTACGATAAAAAGATATTGTATTATCCCGGCGATAAATCGATATTGACAAAGGAAGGTGTAAACGCTTTGCGTGAATGTGCGCGCGCGCTAAAGAAAGCGGCTCCTGCTCCGGTTTTATACCCCGACAAATTGTTGACTAAAGCAGCCAATGATCACCAAAAAGATCAGGCAAAAACCGGCAAAACAGGACACATTGGAAAAGATCGATCAAACTCAAGAATCAGGATCGAACGTTACGGAAAATGGCAGGTGCGAATTGCTGAAAATATTGCTTATGGAAATACTTCAGCACGGCAAATCGTAATTTTTCTTCTAATCGACGATAACGTAAAGAGTCGTGGTCACCGGGCAAATCTACTTCAACCTGATTTTAAACTAATTGGCGTGGCCTGCGGCACACATCCACGTTACACTACCATGTGCGTAATGGAATTTGCGGGAGGTATGGAAAACAAATGA